The sequence ACCTCGGCTCGTTCTCCAAGACCTTCTCCCCGGGGCTCCGCGTCGGCTGGGTCCTCGCCCCGCTGGCCGTCCGGGAGAAGCTGGTCCTGGCCACCGAGGCGCAGGTCCTCTGCCCGCCGTCCCTCACCCAGTACGCCGTCGCCCGGTATCTGGACACCCAGCCCTGGCGCGAGCAGATCAAGCTGTTCACCGAGCTGTACCGCGAGCGGCGGGACGCCTGCCTGGAGTCCCTCGAGGCCATGATGCCGGCCGGCACCACCTGGACCCACCCGCATGGCGGGTTCTACGTCTGGCTGAAGTTGCCGGCCGGTCTGGACGCCAAGCTGATGCAGCCCCGAGCCGTGGGTTCCCTGGTGGCCTACGTGCCGGGCATCGGCTTCTACGCCGACGGCAGCGGCCAGGAGTACATGCGGCTGTCCTACTGCTACCCGGAGCCGGACCAGATCCGGGAGGGCGTGCGCCGCCTGGCGCGCGTCATCGAGGCCGAGCTGGACCTGCACTCCACCTTCGACAAGGTCGACACCGGAACCTTCCGGGCCGTCCGGGCGGGCTCCGGCCAGGACGCCGAGTCCATGGTCGGGCCGGCCAACAGCGACCGATACGAGGACGGCCGAGCATGACCGAGTCCGCCGCCGCGCGCGTACCGGCTCCCGGCACCCCGTCGGAGCCGTTACGCGCCGTCGTCCTCGCCGGTGGGCTGACGTTCGAGCGGGAGGTCAGCCTCTCCTCGGGCACCCAGGTGGTCGAGGAGCTGACCCGCGCCGGGCTCGACGCGGAGCTGCGGGACGCCGACGCCGAGCTCCTGCCAGGACTCGCCGCCGTGCCCGCCGATGCCGTCTTCATCGCCCTGCACGGCGCCACCGGAGAGGACGGCGCTCTCCGGGCGGTCCTGGACCTGGCCGGGGTCCCCTACGTGGGCTCGCCGGCTGCCGCCTGCCGCCTGGCCTGGGACAAGCCGGCCGCCAAGTCGGTCGTCCGGACGGCCGGGGTGACGACGCCGGACTGGGTCGCCCTTCCGCACAGCACCTTCCGCGAACTGGGCGCCGGGGCAGTGCTCGACCTGATGGTCGCCCGCCTGGGCCTGCCGCTCATGGTGAAGCCCGCGTCCGGCGGCTCGGCCCTGGGCGTGCAGAAGGTCAGCCGGGTCGAGGACCTGCCGGCGGCCATGGTGAGCTGCTTCGCCTACGGCGACACCGTGATGGTCGAGCGGTACGTCGAGGGGGTCGAGGTCGCCCTGGCCGTCATCGACCTCGGCAACGGGCCGGAGGCGCTGCCCGCCGTCGAGATCGAACCGGAGTCCGGCGTCTTCGACTACACCTCCCGCTACACCCCCGGGCTCACCGAGTACCACGCTCCGGCACGAATTCCCGACGCCGTCGCCGCCCGGGCGGCGGAGGTCGCCGTCCGGGTGCACGAGGTGCTCGGTCTGGCCGACCTCTCCCGTACCGACGCGATCGTCACGCCGGACGGTGACGTCCACTTCCTCGAGGTGAACGTCTCGCCGGGTCTTACCGAGACCTCCATGTTCCCGATGGCGGTGGAGGCGGCCGGATACGAGCTGGGCGACGTCCTCGCCCGGCTGCTGGCCCGCCGGTCCGGCTCCACCGGCTGACCACCGGCCCCGCGACGGATTGAGGCCCCTTACGTCAGTGACGCAAGGGGCCTCAATCCTGAGGATGGCGTCGCTCAATCCTCCGCGCGGCGTCCGGTGATCTCCGGCGCCATGACGCCGATGATCCGCTGGAGGTCGTCGACCGAGCCGAACTCGACGACGATCTTGCCCTTGGCCCGGCCGATCTGGATCTTCACCTTGGTCTCGAACATGTCGGAGAGTCGGGACCCCAGCTCCTCGACCCCGGGGGCGCTGAGGTGGCGCGCCCGGCGCTTGGCCGTCGGCTGCTCGGCCGCAGCCAGCGCCACGGCTTCCTCGGTCGCGCGGACCGACATCCCCTCGGCGACGATGCGGGTGGCCAGCGCGTCCTGGGCTTCGGCATCGTGCAGTCCGAGCAGCGCACGGGCGTGGCCGGCGGAGATCACCCCGGCGGCGACCCGGGTCTGCACCTTCACCGGCAGCTTCATCAGCCGGATGGTGTTGGTGACCTGGGAACGGCTCCGGCCGATGCGCTGCGCGAGCTCCTCGTGGGTGGCCCCGAACTCCTCCAGCAGCTGCTGGTAGGCGGCGGCCTCCTCCAAGGGGTTGAGCTGGACGCGGTGGATGTTCTCCAGCAGGGCGTCGCGCAGCATGGCGTCGTCGGTGGTGTCCCGCACGATCGCCGGGACGCTGTCCAGCCCCGCCGCACGGGATGCGCGCAGCCGGCGCTCACCCATGATCAGCTCGTAGCGGCCGTCGCCGGCCTCGCGGACGACGATCGGCTGGAGAAGGCCGAACTCCCGGACGCTGTGCGTCAGCTCCTCCAGCGCCTCGTCGTCGAAGACCTGCCGCGGCTGCTTCGGGTTCGGGACGACGTCGTCGACCGCCACCTCGCGGAGCTGCGCGCCGGGCACCCCGACGGCCCCGTTCTCCGCCGTGGCGGAAGGCGCGGGCACCAGGCTGACCGGCGAGGAGGACGACTCCGGCGTCTGCTCACCGGCACCGTTCGCCGCGCGCTCGCCCGGCCGGCCGGTCTCGTCACGCTCGGGGGCGGGCGCCGGGGCCGGTGCGGCCACCGGGGCAGCAGCGGGGGGCGGCCCGGTCGGGATGAGCGCCGCCAGCCCGCGTCCCAGGCCACCTCGCTTCGTCATGACTGCTCCTCGCTGGCGGTGGTGCTCACTGGGAATCCTGGGTGCGGAAGGGAGCCGCGGTCTCACCGAAGGCGAGCGCGCCGACCGGGGTGGCCCCGTTGCTGCCGGCACCGCTGTCGAGCGGCTCCAGGGCGACGCCGCGCTGGGCGAGCTCGCGGGCGGCCTCCACGTAGCTTGTGGACCCGCGGGACCCCGGGTCGTAGGTCAGCACGGACTGCCCGTAGCCGGGCGCCTCGGAGACGCGGACGTTCCGGGGGATCACCGCGTTCAGCACCAGCTCGCCGAAGTGGTTGCGCACCTCGTCGGCCACCTGGTCGGCCAGCTTGGTGCGCCCGTCGTACATCGTCAGCAGGATGGTCCGGACGGCGATCCCCGGGTTGAGGTGCTGGCGGACCAGGTCGATGTTGTTGAGCAGCTGCCCTAGGCCTTCGAGCGCGTAGTACTCGCACTGGATGGGGATGAGCACCTCGTCACCCGCCACCAGCGCATTGAGCGTCAGCAGACCCAGTGACGGCGGGCAGTCGATCAGCACGTAGTGCGGTCGGCGGTCCTGTGGGAGCGCCGCGACGTAGGCCTCGATCGCGCGACGCAGGCGGTGCTCCCGGGCGACGACGGAGACGAGCTCGATCTCGGCGCCGGCCAGGTCGATGGTCGCCGGCACGCACAGCAGGTTCGGACTGGCCGTGGTGGGGTGCACCACCTCAGACAGCGTGCTGTCGCCGACGAGCGCGTCGTAGATGCTCGGGGTGCCCACGGTGTGCTCCACCCCCAGAGCGGTGCTCGTGTTCCCCTGGGGGTCGAGATCGATGACCAGCGTCCGCAGCCCGTACAGGGCGAGCGCCACGCCCAGGTTCACCGTCGACGTGGTCTTGCCGACGCCGCCCTTCTGGTTGGCGATGGTGATGACCCTGATCCGCCCGGGCGCCGGAAAGGGCTCCTGATCGGCGGCGTGGAGAACGCGCGTGGCGCGCAGCGCCTCCATGGCGATCGGACTGTCGAAGTCCGCCAGGCTTCCGGAGGACGGCGCCGACGACTGGTCTGCGGCGAGGTTGCTGCGCAGCCGCTCGCCCGGGTCGGTCATCGCGGATCCTTCCTCTGCCGGCGGAGTTTCACGTGGAACCCTACGGGTAGCTGGACCTGTTCCACGTGGAACAGGGTCGCTCGCCGGAGCATCCTCACCGTTCTCCGCGCGTCATGACCACCACGGTAGTGGCAGCGTCTCCCAGGGATGCACCGACGGCACGCGCCTCGACGTCCCGCATTCCCGCAGCCCAGAGTTCGGGGAGCAGGCCGGGGAGCTCGTCCAGGGCTCGTGCCCCGACGAGCGCCACCAGCTGGGCTCCCGGGCGGAGCAACCCACGGCACCAGCCGACGAGACGGGGGAGCGGCGCGACAGCCCGCGCGGTGACCACGTCCACCCGGCCGACAGCCGTGACGACGCCCCGGTCCTCGGCGCGTCCCCGCACCACCCGCCACGACGACGAGCCCGCCAGGTCCGCCACCGCCTCCTCGAGGAACTCGACCCGGCGAGCCATCGGCTCCACCAGGGTCAGCGCGATGTCGGGCCGGGCCAGACCCAGAGGGATCCCTGGAAGCCCCGCACCGCTGCCGACGTCGACGACGCGGGCGTCCCGCGGAACGGCCTCGGCGACCGCCGCGCTGTTGAGCACGTGCCGCTCCCACAGCCGGGGCACCTCGCGCGGCCCGATCAGGCCGCGGGTGACCCCGTCGGTGGCCAGCCGCGCCACGTACCGCTGCGCCACCGGCAGCGCCTCGCCGAAGACGCCGGTGGCCGCGGCCGGTGGCGCGGGCGGAGCCGCCCCCCCGGCCGCGGCCGCGCCCGGCGCCGGACGTCCGTCGGTCACCTGTCGGGCAGGACCACGACGCGGCGGTTGGGCTCCTCGCCCTCCGACTCGCTGTGCACCCCGGAGACCGAGGCGATGACGTCGTGGACGACCTTCCGCTCGAACGGGTTCATCGGGCTGAGTCGCTCCGGCTGCCCGCTGGAGGAGACACGGCGTGCGGTCTCCCCGGCGAGGGTGGTCAGGTCTGCCCGGCGCTCGGCCCGGTAGCCGCCGACGTCGAGCATCAGCCGGCTGCGCACGCCGGTCGACTGGGCGACGGCGAGCCGGGTCAGCTCCTGCAGCGCCTCCAGGGTGGCGCCGTCGGGGCCGATCAGGTCGTCGAGGCGGCCACCGACGATCGCGACCGATGCCCGGTCGCCCTCCACGTCCAGGTCGATGTCGCCGTCGACGTCGAGGATGTCGAGGAGGCGCTCGAGGTAGTCACCGGCGACGTCCCCCTCCCGGACCAGCAGGTCGTCACCGCTCCCACCGGCCTCACCGGCCCCACGCGGCTCGACCTCGACGGCCTCGACGACGGCGTCGTCGCTGGCGGGGTCGGCGTCGGGCAAGGCGGGGGCGTTGTCTGTCACGGGCTGCTGCGGAGCACTCACGGGTGTTCCTCCCAGTTCTGTGCGGCGGCCGGGTGTCCCCGGTGGTCGGTGTGCCGGACGTACCGGCGGGGGAGCGGTCGAGCGGTGGTCAGCGCCGCTTCCGCTTTCCGCGGTTGGCCGGGCCCTGTCCCGAGCCCGGGCGGGAACCGCCGCCGGCACGGGGCGTCCCGTTGGCCGAGCCGCCGGACGCGGGCCGCGCACCGTTGCCGCCGGCCGTCGGCGAACCGTCCGCGCCGGCCGCGGTGCTGCCGGTCGCCTCGGTCGTCGGAGTCGCCGACGGCGTGGTGGGGGGCGTCGTCGGCGCGCCCTGCTTCGAGCGGACCGGCTTGGCGCCGGGCTTCGGCGCGAGCGTGCGCGGGTCGACCACGGGCCTGCCCTCCGCGGCCTTGGCCTTCGCCGCGTCGGAGCCGGGCGGCGGCATCTTGCGGAGGATGAAGAACTGCTGGCCCAGCGTCCACAGGTTGTTGACCATCCAGTAGATGAGGACGCCGATCGGGAAGATGAAGCCGGAGACGAAGAGGCTGATCGGGACGCCGTAGAGCATCAGCTTCTGGATCATGGCGGCCTGGCCCTCGACCGGGCCGGAGCGCGACATGATCTGCCGCTGCGTGAAGTACGTCGTGGCGCACATGACCACGATCAGCGCGAAGGCGACGATCCGGATGTTGGTGTAGTTGACGCCCTGGATCCCCAGGATCGCCTGCTCCTTGGCGCCGCTCATGTTGAACGACGAGGAGATCGGGGCCCCGAAGAGCTTGGCGCGCGCCGCCTCGTCGGTGAGCTCGTCGGTCCACGAGTACAGCCCGTCCTTGCCCGGCGCCAGCCGGCGCAGGACGTGGAAGAGCGACAGGAAGATCGGGATCTGCGGCAGGATCGGCAGACAGCCGGCCAGCGGGTTGACCCCGCGCTCCTTCTGGAGCTGCTGCATCGCGACGGCCATGCCCTGGCGGTCGCTACCGTACTGCTTGCGCAGCTTGGCGATCTCGGGCTGCAGCTCCTGCATCGCCCGCTGCGACTTCACCTGCTTCACGAACAGCGGGAAGAGGATCAGCCGGATCGTGACGACCAGGAAGACGATCGCCAGCACCCAGCTCAGCCCGCCGAGCGCCGTCTCCGGCGCGGGGTCACCGAGGACCAGGTCCCAGAGCGAGTGCCACCGGGCCATCACCCAGGAGATCGCGGTGTACAGCCAGTCAAGCAACGGAGGACTCCTCCTGCGGGGTCCGGCACGCGGCCGGCGGGGTGGCCTCGCG is a genomic window of Blastococcus sp. HT6-30 containing:
- the yidC gene encoding membrane protein insertase YidC — its product is MLDWLYTAISWVMARWHSLWDLVLGDPAPETALGGLSWVLAIVFLVVTIRLILFPLFVKQVKSQRAMQELQPEIAKLRKQYGSDRQGMAVAMQQLQKERGVNPLAGCLPILPQIPIFLSLFHVLRRLAPGKDGLYSWTDELTDEAARAKLFGAPISSSFNMSGAKEQAILGIQGVNYTNIRIVAFALIVVMCATTYFTQRQIMSRSGPVEGQAAMIQKLMLYGVPISLFVSGFIFPIGVLIYWMVNNLWTLGQQFFILRKMPPPGSDAAKAKAAEGRPVVDPRTLAPKPGAKPVRSKQGAPTTPPTTPSATPTTEATGSTAAGADGSPTAGGNGARPASGGSANGTPRAGGGSRPGSGQGPANRGKRKRR
- the rsmG gene encoding 16S rRNA (guanine(527)-N(7))-methyltransferase RsmG gives rise to the protein MTDGRPAPGAAAAGGAAPPAPPAAATGVFGEALPVAQRYVARLATDGVTRGLIGPREVPRLWERHVLNSAAVAEAVPRDARVVDVGSGAGLPGIPLGLARPDIALTLVEPMARRVEFLEEAVADLAGSSSWRVVRGRAEDRGVVTAVGRVDVVTARAVAPLPRLVGWCRGLLRPGAQLVALVGARALDELPGLLPELWAAGMRDVEARAVGASLGDAATTVVVMTRGER
- a CDS encoding D-alanine--D-alanine ligase; amino-acid sequence: MTESAAARVPAPGTPSEPLRAVVLAGGLTFEREVSLSSGTQVVEELTRAGLDAELRDADAELLPGLAAVPADAVFIALHGATGEDGALRAVLDLAGVPYVGSPAAACRLAWDKPAAKSVVRTAGVTTPDWVALPHSTFRELGAGAVLDLMVARLGLPLMVKPASGGSALGVQKVSRVEDLPAAMVSCFAYGDTVMVERYVEGVEVALAVIDLGNGPEALPAVEIEPESGVFDYTSRYTPGLTEYHAPARIPDAVAARAAEVAVRVHEVLGLADLSRTDAIVTPDGDVHFLEVNVSPGLTETSMFPMAVEAAGYELGDVLARLLARRSGSTG
- a CDS encoding protein jag, with protein sequence MSAPQQPVTDNAPALPDADPASDDAVVEAVEVEPRGAGEAGGSGDDLLVREGDVAGDYLERLLDILDVDGDIDLDVEGDRASVAIVGGRLDDLIGPDGATLEALQELTRLAVAQSTGVRSRLMLDVGGYRAERRADLTTLAGETARRVSSSGQPERLSPMNPFERKVVHDVIASVSGVHSESEGEEPNRRVVVLPDR
- a CDS encoding ParA family protein, with translation MTDPGERLRSNLAADQSSAPSSGSLADFDSPIAMEALRATRVLHAADQEPFPAPGRIRVITIANQKGGVGKTTSTVNLGVALALYGLRTLVIDLDPQGNTSTALGVEHTVGTPSIYDALVGDSTLSEVVHPTTASPNLLCVPATIDLAGAEIELVSVVAREHRLRRAIEAYVAALPQDRRPHYVLIDCPPSLGLLTLNALVAGDEVLIPIQCEYYALEGLGQLLNNIDLVRQHLNPGIAVRTILLTMYDGRTKLADQVADEVRNHFGELVLNAVIPRNVRVSEAPGYGQSVLTYDPGSRGSTSYVEAARELAQRGVALEPLDSGAGSNGATPVGALAFGETAAPFRTQDSQ
- a CDS encoding ParB/RepB/Spo0J family partition protein, whose protein sequence is MTKRGGLGRGLAALIPTGPPPAAAPVAAPAPAPAPERDETGRPGERAANGAGEQTPESSSSPVSLVPAPSATAENGAVGVPGAQLREVAVDDVVPNPKQPRQVFDDEALEELTHSVREFGLLQPIVVREAGDGRYELIMGERRLRASRAAGLDSVPAIVRDTTDDAMLRDALLENIHRVQLNPLEEAAAYQQLLEEFGATHEELAQRIGRSRSQVTNTIRLMKLPVKVQTRVAAGVISAGHARALLGLHDAEAQDALATRIVAEGMSVRATEEAVALAAAEQPTAKRRARHLSAPGVEELGSRLSDMFETKVKIQIGRAKGKIVVEFGSVDDLQRIIGVMAPEITGRRAED